AGCATAGCCTATTTGTAGTGTAGGTTTGGGgccacagggattttttttttttttgagacagagtcttgctctgtcgcccaggctggagtgcaatggcactttctcggctcactgcaacctccacctcctgggttgaagcgattctcctgcctcagcctcctgagtagctgggattaatacaaaaaattagccaggcgtggtggcacacacttgtagtcccagctacttgggaggctgaggcaggagaatcgcttgaacccgggaggcagaggttgcagtaagccaagatctgtgccgactgccctccagcctgggtgacagagtgagactccatctcaaaaaaaaagagacgtTCTTCGCCGAGAGTCGTCGGGGTTTCCTGCTTCAACAGTGCTTGGATGGAACCCAGCCCTCGTCCCCTGCCCCGGCCAGCCGCCCATAGCCAGCCCTCCGTCACCTCTTCACCGCGCCCTGGGACTGCCCCAAGGCCCCCGCCGCAGCTCCAGCGCCGCGCAgcagccgccaccgccgccgTCTCTCCTTAGTCACTGCCATGACGACCGCGTCCACCTCGCAGGTGCGCCAGAACTACCACCAGGACCCAGAGGCCGCCATCAACCGCCAGATCAACCTGGAGCTCTACACCTCCTACCTTTACCTGTCCATGTCTTACTACTTTGACCTCGATGATGTGGCTTTGAAGAACTTTGCCAAATACTTTCTTCACCAATCTCATGAGGAGAGGGAACATGCTGAGAAACTGTTGAAGCTGCAGAACCAACGAGGTGGCCGAATCCTTCTTCAGGATATCAAGAAACCAGACTGTGATGACTGGGAGAGTAGGCTGAATGCGATGGAGTGTGCactacatttggaaaaaaatgtgaatcaGTCACCACTGGAACTGCACAAACTGGCCACTGACAAAAATGACCCCCCCATTTGTGTGACTTCATTGAGACACATTGCCTGAATGAGCAGGTGAAGCCATCAAAGAATGGGGTGACCACGTGACCAACTTGTGCAAGATGGGAGCGCCCGAATCTGGCTTGGCAGAATATCTCTTTGACAAGCACACCCTGGGAGACAGTGATAATGAAAGCTAAGCCTCAGGCTAATTTCCCCATAGCCGTGGGGTGACTTCCCTGGTCACCAAGGCAGTGCATGCATGTTGGGTTTTCCTTTACCTTTTCTATAAGTTGTATCAAAACATCCACTTAAGTTCTTTGATTTGTACCATTCCTTCAAATAAAGAAATTTGGTacccccctcccaaaaaaaaaagaattctggccaggtgcagtggctcgtgcttgtaatcccagcactttgggaggccgaggtgggaggatcacttgagctcagcagtttgagaccagcctggtcaatatagtaagaccctatctttatacaaaaagaaaaaaaaagaactcaacaACACCAACATCTAGAaggatctaattgacatttatcaAATATTCCATCCAACAAAAAGCAGAACATACAATCTTTTAAAGCACCCAAGTAACATCTAGAAGATAGACCATATCCTGGGCCAGAAAAGCcctcagaaaactgaaaaatattgaaatcacACAGAGTGTATTTGTTGTCCCTATTTACAGATAACATGACTGTTTATGTAGAAGATCCCAACAGAtctacaaaaaatagagaaaggaaaagaaaaagaaaaaaagccttctAAATTTAATTGGTCAGTTCAACAAGGTCTGAGACACAAGCTAAACTGTAAGAAATCAACCGTATTTCTATATCTAGCAATGAACACTGAAATTAAAACAAgcactccaaaaaataaaatacttagttgtaaatctaacaaaacatgtgtGGGACTTGTAGGCTGAACACCACAAAATGCCagtcaaagaaatgaaagaactaAATTAACAGATACACTGTGTTCAAGGGTTAGAAAACTCAACCTAGTAAAGACCTAAATTTTCctcaaatttatatataaatatattatatatttttctatatcatatataattatatataattaaatatatatttctgtttatatattctatataatatgtaatatagaaatgtatatataattaaatttataatacatttataaattaaattcctatcaaaattccagcaggCTAGGTGCGGTGTatacttgtagttccagctattcaggaggctgaggcaagaggactgcttgagcccaggacttccagGCTATAGTGCACTATGCTGAGTGATCAGGTGTCCACATTGAGTCCAAGGTCAATATGGTGACTTCCCAGGAGTgggggaccaccaggttgccaAAAGAGTGGTGAATTGAACAAAGTTggaaatggagcaggtcaaaactcccatgCTAATCAGTAGTGGGCCCTTGCTTGTGAGTACccaaagcactccagcctgggcaacatagtgagacctcctctcttaaaaaagaaaaaaatcccagcaaAACTTTTACAGATACAAACAAGCTTATTCTaaagtttttgacaaaggtgAAAAAGCAATTCAAGAAAACAAgagtagtcttttcaacaaaggtgctagAGCATTCAGATATCCATAGACAAAAAAATGAACCTCCACTTAAaccttacaaaaattaactcaaagtaaaTCACAGGGTTAAATATTAGACATAGAACGCTAaagttttaaagagaaaacagaagaaaaatctttGGGATCTAGGGCTTAATGAAGAGTTCtcagacatgaaaacaaaaggataatccatcaaagaaaaaaacctgataagttggacttcatcaaaatgtaaaacttttagtCTGTGAAAGACCTATAGGGAAGACAAAAAGACAAGTTACACAtatggagaaaatacttgcaaatcacgTGTGTGACAAAGAACtcttatctagaatatataaggaatgcTTGAAACTGGGTCGCCTGCCACAGCAACGTGAGTGGGAGCACCAGGAACCCAGGGTTGGAGCAGGATGCCATGGATTGCTTTAGACCTTTTCCTGTTTAGAACAAAAAAGGGCAGCTCACTGCcagtgctcatttaattttacagaaacaggctctttgaggctgaagcaaatctgactgacttttgatgtgaaaataaaatataaaaaccgtTCCtgaagttatttctaaacagaactaacataaAAATAGTCTGAATCATCAGAATCGTCTATTTCGGAAAAACCGGATTTGTCAAATGAATCTTCGGGCAACAACTGTTTGAGAACGATGTTCACATCCCATGTAGGAATGCTACGTTTTCTAGGATCTGGCATTTTCAGCGATTGAGAATCACTATATTTTGCAAATGGAAATAGcactactaaaaacaaaatgctaTGAACAGagtgatgtcttttgtttccaaagtcaatATTCTAGAACCACgtgaaaatagtaataaaagtgAGATATTTTGTGGCAAAGTTGTGGGTAAACGCTGCAGCCACAAGCCCCGCTGGAGAGTATTCTCAGGGCAAACGGGAAAGTGGGTAAGAAAATGGCACAGAAACTAGACCTGGAAGAAATTGCCAGCTTGGATAAGGCCAAACTGAAGGCCACAGAGATGCAGAAGGACACTCTGATGACCAAAGAGACCACAGAGCAGGAGAAGTGGAGTGAAATTTCCTGAGAGCCTCGAGGATTCTCTATGACTGTCATCTGTGAGCCCCGACTTGAGATGTGGAGGAACAGCCACCTGCAAGATGGACATGCCCCACAAGCTGCGCTGTGAACCTGGGCTCTCCGAACCATGCCACCGACCTGTGAGTCTCTGAGGGGACCCGCAATGGGACTGCCAAATTCTCTGGCTTGCCCCAGGatattatagaaaattatttgtggccgggcgctgtggctcacgcctatagtcccagcactttgggaagctaaggcaggtgaatcacctgaggtcaggagtttgagaccaacctatcatggtgaaaccccgtctctactgaaaatgccaaaattagccagctgtaatcccagctactcaggaggctgaggcaggagaatggcttgaacccaggaggcagaggttgcagtgagccgagatggcgccactgaactctagcctgggtgacagagggagactctgcctaaataaataaataaataagtaaataaataaataaatgtatgaaaattatttgtatgaataatgaaaataaaacacaacttgtggcaaaaacaaaaaagaatgcttgaaactcaacagtaaaaaaacaCTCCAGTTAGGAAActagcaaaggacatgaagagacatttcatcAGAAGATGTACAgttggcaaataagcacatgaaaagatatttaatatcaCTAACCACTTGGgtaatgcaaattaagaccacgCTGTTAGAATagtgtaaagaaaaaataatgacgATACCGAATTCtggtgaagatgaggaaaaactacATTTCTCATACATCTTTGGAGAGAATGTAAAATGGCTTAGCCACtctagaaaatagtttggcagtttaaAAAACTAAGTGTGCAACTACCATACACCCCAGTAATGATACTTCTGGCCATTTaacccagagaaataaaaacttacatcTACACAAAAACTatacataaatgttcatcaaaGCTTTGTTTGTAATAGGGGAAATCTGGAAACAACCacgatgtccttcaataggtggaTGGTTCCACAAATTGTATACATTCATACCATGGAATcctactcagaaataaaaaacaatgaactattgatacatagAAAAACTTGGATAGGTTTTAAGAGCTTTAAGATGAGTGATGAGAGCCAATCtcaaaaggccacatactgtatgatttaatatatataatattctcaaAATGATGAAATTATAGGGATGGAGAAATGATTAGTGATTGCCAAGGGTTAGGAATtgggaggaggagaaaatgaCTCTAAAGTGGTAGCACTAGGGGTCTTCATGGTGGTGGaatagttctgtatcttgattgtggtggcagGAATCTACAACGTGTCATAAGTGACAGATAATTATACATACACATCGTCCAAGatcaatttcctgattttgtcATTATACTATAATTCAGATATAACCATTGGAGGATATGAGTGAAGGGTTCAAAGGaactttctgtattatttttgcatctttctgtgaatctataattatttcaaaataaaaagtgaaaaaacacagATCTATTCACTGTACGTTCAAGAGAAAGTTTTTGTTTAAGGCAAGGAAAATCTGCTTTGTTTATAGATATTATGAAGGTATCGAGAAAAGGACTAGCAGTGAGAGAAATACAATATTTGCAGTGTTTACTCGGCCTTTTTTCTAACACATGGCCCCTACAAcgcttcattttcttctcttcatacACCCACAGTGAAGttttttttcagaattctatttccttgagttTGTATTGTGAAAACAAAGGTATAGTAAATACATGATCCTCCGCAATACAGGGCATTGCCTTTCCCCCACTCCCCAAAATAGAAAGAATTAACTTTGGATGGTATGAGGGAAATTCTTTACTTTTCCATCGAGGTAGCAGGGACAAAGAAAGACAGGTATTACTTTGAGAAGAACTTGATGGCAGATCTTCTCTATGGGGAAAAGGTTATCTGCTAAGACTGAGGATGATTCAAGGTTAAGTGTGATCTTGAGTAGTATTGACATGACTTGAAAGAGTCATAATGGGTTATACAATGGAGAGGAAACAAAATTTAATGAAGGACCAGTTGAGTGATCTTACGAGTTTGTGGAAAAGTGGTAAGATACTTTATTGAGCCATATTAACCTTTCTgattctctacattttttttgctATCTGTAGGGCTACCAAGACATGCAAGGGATCATCCAATCAGGATGGTCTGAAGATGAGGAAGCTTTCATATGTACCCAGCGCAGCACATCAGCCTACTTCTTGTGAACTtctaggaggaggaaggaaacccTATAGTGAGACTGAATTTCCTGCTAGTCAATAGTATTGAAGTCAGAGTTATTTGTCATAATAgataaaatgtttcttatataGCTGCTTTTGTGAAATATGATTCAAACTTGCCACATTAATATGAATTTTAACTTAAGGGACCTACATGATTTTGCTGCATTCTTTAGCAACACTTGTGGCCtaggaaagagaaagcagaaatggCCCAGTTCTGCCTCTTCTATCTTTTGAATTGTATAAAAAGAGCGAGAAAGACTCCCACAGGAGCAAAACAAACGTAGCATTGATAAGAAATATAGAACATTAAAGTGTTTCTCAGTCTCCCTTCAAACaaacaattttgtttgttttgaaacaggatcttgctcagtcacccaggctgcggtacagtggtgatcatagctcactgtaacctcgaactcaaGTGAtggtgggctcaagtgattgtcccacttCAGGCTCCTGAGTTGCTGAGACTACCGCAAgtgccaccgtgccctgccaattCTTTTTAGATGTTCTCACTACTCATCTCTAAGATTTGTCATTAGAGCTGGTAAATAaatcatctttgcacagatgaaGTGGTATGAACTGGTTAAACTTGATTCTTAAAATGTAACTGTAAAGTTTCCCATGAATACTAAATATTTCCAGATACACTGATTAAAATCCAGGGTAAAACTTTAAGTGATTCTCTTAAATTGAATGTGTTATTCAATAACACACAGTTGGCCCTCCTTATCTGTGGGGGATTGTTCCAGAACCCCCGTGGATACCATAATCCACGGATACTCAAGTTCCTTAGTTAGCACTCACAGGGGGAGGTGGGATGGAGGGGGTGCGGTGAGGAGGTGCCAGATTCTGCATCCGCGGATTCTACCAATGCAGAATGCAGGTACTGTTTTTTCCATCAGGGTTGGGATTGGTCGAATCCACGAATGTAGAAACTGCTGATAGAGAGCCAACTGTATTTCAAGAACCTATCATCacgtaattttttttctagtttatctttatcttataaaatgtttaagctaggcagtggtgcgtgcctgtaatcctggctgaCACGAGAGGATaatttcagcccaggagtttgaatccagcctgggaaacataacaagaccttatctctaaaaaaaaaaaaaaaagttaaaaaattttaccTCCtagtaagaaaaaattaaaatatctagcaACTGCCAGATTGAGTAGTATTTACTACCTATGCCTTTCACTTTCATTAAATATTATACTTAGAAAAAATCTGATCATGACTCATCTGCTTAAGAGAAACATTTccaatataattttcataatgaaTAATGTATTAAAATGTGTAATATATGTTGATTTGGTCAACTATATATGactaattttaatgaaaaacaatCTGAGGAAAAAATCTATGTCTTATAATCACAAGAAAAAAGTGCACTtgataatttcaattttatacaCATTACTGTTATAGAGAAGTATGATGGGTTCAAtaaagtactttctttttttttttgacacagagttttgctctgtcgcccaggctggagtgcaatggcgtgatcttggctctctgcaacctctgccccccaggttcaagtgattttcttgcctcagcctcccgagtagctgggattacagacacgcgccaccacgcccggctaatttttgtatttttagtagagacggggtttcaccatgttggctaggctagtctcaaactcctgacctcaggtgatctgcccatcttggcctcccaaagtgctgggattataggcatgagccaccacacctggccctaaagtactttcaaatataaaatgtattggaTTACAACAAAATTCTACAGGACAAGTAGAATGGAAATTAGAGTTCAAGGAGAATAagcaaatatggaaaaatttaaatgctaataaatttttattaaagaacaAGAATTCTTTATTCCTTAGAATAAAGATGTATTTATTCACGTTTTTCTGAAAATGAATAATAGTGGCTATGAAATCACTGTGGGTATTTATACTACACTTcatgtaacatttttattttaaagtatctcTAATGTGCTAGAAACCGCATCTTTTGGAAtgattaaaatgttgaaaaaatgtTATATTTCAACTTAAAATGTTTGGCAGGGGGAACTATAGCagcaaaaaaaaatgtgaagactGTTGTCATAGGCATCATGTGAGGCTGGAAAGTGGGATATGCTGAGTGAAGTGGGATGCAAAAATGACTAAAGTCAAGTTAACTGAGAAAAAGAGGTTCAATGGATAGAACAGTACTGGAGAGTTGCCTGGATTACGATCACAGCAGAAAGCTCCAAGTTTAAAATCTTGGAGATAAAAGAGTTCTCAGTCAAATAAAATATGCAGGCCTATGCTCAAGAGGTACtgattttttgaaattataaatatatgttcctTGGAGCAAGGAATGTGTTTAAAACACTAcagataaaaaatggaaattaaaaaaacccatcatatgattataaattattaatacaaaACTCTCTAAGTAAAAAATTGTATACCACTTAAATGTGCAACATTTGAAGACTATTTAGCTAAACTATAGTATAGTCAGTAATTCAGTCActgaaaacaatatttataaataaggGGGAAGAAACAAATCTTTTATATAGAAGAACTCCaaagtatatatatagagagatattcCCCTCTCTAGGAGGTGAAGCTTCATTTCTGGGTGCCCCTGACCCCCCCTGGGAGTAGGCTAGACTTAGCGACTGTTTCCAAAGACTAagtagggaaagagaaaaatagtaactttatagTGGAGAAACCTAACAGACATCACCAAAATCGTGATGAAGGTTCACATTACGCGTGGTGTCATGTTCATATCATATAGCTGATATGACGTGACCAGAAAGACACTTTACTTTTGGGGTATTCTTTCCGAAATCCCACATCACCAGTGTAACCATGAGGAAAACATCAGACCAATTCAGATTAGGGGACATTCTACAGTGTATCTGGCCAGAACTCCTCAAGACTGTCAcggtcaggagaatcgcttgaatctgggaggtggaggttacagtgagccaagattgcgccactgcacttcagcctgggtgacagaatgagactgtctcaaaaaaacaaaaacaaaaacaaaaacaagaacaaacaaaaaaaagactgcCAAGATCATGAAAAACAATGGAAGACTTAGAAACTGCCATAGACCGGAAAAGACCGGGAGGACACGACAACTCAGAATAATATGGTATCCTGGACAGGATACTATAACAGAAGGAGGACACTAATGGGAAAGTTGGTGAAATACAAATACACTCAGTAGTTTAGGTAACAGTGTTGCAGAtatgttaatttcttaattttgacaCCCTTGCAATGCTAATATAGGATATTAACAAGAGTGAAAACTTAGCAAAAGGTATAAAATAACCCTCTGTACTATCTTGGTAActtgtctataaaataaaattattcaaaaaggaaaagtttatttcaaaacaatatttacaaactatctttaaaaatctatacaaaaatccaggtgtggtggcttatgcctgtaatcccaacactttgggaggttaagagaggaggattgcctgagcccagttttcaaaaccagcctgcgcaacacagaGACctcctctctataaaaaataaaaaattagccaggcacggtggtgtacacatgtagtcccagctactccgtctgggaggatcgcttgagcccaggagggtgaggcttcagtgaggtgtgattgtgccactgcactgcaacctgggcgacagagcgagaccctgcctgaaaaaaaaaaaaaatctatacaaatGAAGACTGGAAGATAATTCACAAACATTTTAACAGGGTAATTTGTGggtatggaaatttaaaaaattcattgctACTACTTTGTATTTTCGAAATATTTTGTAATCTGTACATAAACACTGTTTTCTCCAAGCCGCCTTAGGTTTCCATATTATTCTAGGTTGAtgtcttaacaaatattttcttcactaaAGGACACATATAAAACATACTTAAGCAGAAATCTTCTACTAACCACTGTGGAGGAGCTAATAAGTTATGagctataatataaaaaataaaataacaatgagataccTAATACACATCTAATAGAATGGCCAAGATCCAAAacacaacaccaaatgctgatgaggatgtggagcaacaggaactctcattcattgctggtgggaatataaaatggtacaatcactttggaaaacagtttggcaatttcttaaagtgaaacatattcttaccatatGAATCAGCAATTACAGAACTTGGTATTTACACAAataagttgaaaacttatgttcacacaaaacatGCACATAGtcgtttatagcagttttattcataattgccaaaacttggaagcaaccaagtttccttcagtaggtgaatattCGAACCAATAAAATAtgtccagacaatggaatatgtttcagaactaaaaagaaattaCCTATCAAgccatggaggaaacttaaatgcagattatgaagtgaaagaagcctctgaaaaggttacatattgtatgatttggAAAAGGGGAAAgtatgaagacagtaaaaagataagTGGTTGCCATGACTTggggaatggatggatgaatacgCAGGGCAGAAAGGATTttgagggcagtgaaactactctgtatgatgtTACAGTGgcggatacatgtcattataaatttgtccaaacccatagaaggCACGAAGCAatagtgaaccctaatgtaaactatggacatTGGGTAATATGTCAATGTAGTTTCATCAATCATAAAAAATGTAACACTTtagtgggggatgttgataatgatataggctatgcatgtgtgggggtAGAGGGCATATGGGATACATCTGTATCTTCTCAATTTTGCcatgaatctaaaactgctctcaaaaaataaaatcttaaaaacaacaacaacaaaaaaacccaaaccaggccaggcactgtggctcatgcccataatcctacagttttgggaggccgaggcaggaggattgcttgagaccaggagtttgagatcagcctgggcaacatagggagaccttgtctctacaaaaaattaaaaaaaaaaaaaaagctggggatAGTGGTATgcgactgtagtcccaactactccagaggttgagagggaaggatcacttgagcctaggagtttgaggatgcagtgagccgagatcaggccgttgcactccggcctgggcaacagagcaagaccctgtctcagataataataataataataataataataataataataataataaaagaccaatccaagaagaagaaaaaaatccccaaacagCAAAGTCAAACCAGTAATTTGTCATCCAGCAGTCCTTAGAAGTGAAGTTTTCATACAGAACTTTTCCCTCTACATCTAGCTGGATTTTAGACCCCGTCATAGCATAATCCTATACATACATGGAAGACAATTACTTATTTCTCCCCCTAGGTTGTAAACATGGCTAAGATACTAATATCATGcacattatatatttatgatctaatttaatcctcacaatagccctCCAAGGCAAGTGTCCTTATTCACATTTCACTGATAAGAAAATAAGTACATGAAGTTAAGAGTTGCCTAATAGCACGTATGGAAAGTGACAGAGCCATGATCAGTCACTTTTGGAGTCAGTCATGCTTGACTCCAAAGTCTGTGCTCTCTTTTCTTATGTCATATCAAAGTGGTAACTATTAGTTTTTTCTCTGTAATTGAACATCGAGCACCTGAGTtactttttctaaatattaagatacattaaatttgcatttaaagtAAAGCCTCTGGTGTCTGTCTGGCTATCAGAGCTCAACCTCACATCCCCTGCTTATCAATAAGCTCATAAGAAAGCACATCGCCAAAATGCTGCATGGTACAATATTTACCATCACTAGTCCTAGGTGACGGttttccaggaaaaaagaaaggggagtTCCATTATCAAATAACTTTGGACTGATGGCTAAAAACCCATTTTagaaattcataaagcaaatttaatatattaacaGCTCTGAGATGTCTTACTTTAAAGAAAGCCATGCAACTTTGACTCTGTGTTTCTCAAATTCACTTGTCTATAGAATTTCCTTTTCCCTAATTCAGGCCTTTTAACTTCTCAAGCTATACTACTGTTCTCATAAAACACTCTGAGAAAGCTGACCTAGAAGAATCAATGGtacaaagacaataaaagacATCAGTAGGTTGGTAGGTCTATTGACCAGAGCAAGAGATCATTCTACTTTCAAAGCTACACACTTCACACACCAAAATCATGGAGTAAGCACACggaggaaaatgagaaagaatgtaGACAAAGGAATAAGATGAAGCAGGGAAAAAGGCAAAATCAGGCAGCAGAGTCAAAGAGGAGTATGGCATATACACATGTGGGTAAGAGAAGCCTTAACCAAGACTGGAGATGGAGATGTAAGAAAGAAGCAAA
This portion of the Pan troglodytes isolate AG18354 chromosome 11, NHGRI_mPanTro3-v2.0_pri, whole genome shotgun sequence genome encodes:
- the LOC107976613 gene encoding thymosin beta-11, encoding MAQKLDLEEIASLDKAKLKATEMQKDTLMTKETTEQEKWSEIS